One stretch of Halapricum desulfuricans DNA includes these proteins:
- a CDS encoding 2Fe-2S iron-sulfur cluster-binding protein, producing the protein MVQTAGLLLGLGLTLVAVVLHFARGTGWQAGDDISRDVLERRAASVPETDFPEPYNRGIGGGAPAGAIAPGESEGEIADSESDEAGFDPDAIEEVEYYEIEFTKEGETIEVANNETILEAGEDEDWDLPYSCRQGQCLSCAAHIDDGSAEEFVRHSNNDTLSEEEMDNGYCLTCVAYPTADFTIETGEQP; encoded by the coding sequence ATGGTTCAGACAGCGGGTCTCCTGCTCGGCCTCGGGCTGACCCTCGTGGCGGTCGTGTTGCATTTCGCGCGCGGGACCGGCTGGCAGGCCGGCGACGACATCTCCCGAGACGTGCTCGAACGCCGGGCGGCTTCGGTACCGGAGACGGACTTCCCCGAGCCCTACAATCGCGGTATCGGCGGCGGTGCGCCGGCCGGAGCGATCGCCCCCGGCGAGTCCGAAGGCGAGATCGCGGACAGCGAAAGTGACGAGGCCGGGTTCGACCCGGACGCGATCGAGGAGGTCGAGTACTACGAGATCGAGTTCACGAAGGAGGGCGAGACGATCGAGGTGGCGAACAACGAGACCATCCTCGAGGCCGGTGAGGACGAGGACTGGGACCTGCCCTACTCCTGTCGGCAGGGGCAGTGTCTCTCGTGTGCCGCCCACATCGACGACGGGTCGGCCGAGGAGTTCGTCCGCCACAGCAACAACGATACCCTCTCCGAGGAAGAGATGGACAACGGCTACTGTCTGACGTGCGTGGCCTATCCGACCGCCGATTTCACGATCGAAACCGGCGAACAGCCCTGA
- a CDS encoding mRNA surveillance protein pelota has product MRIAERQPVEGGGERITVVPESLDDLWHLSHIIDPGDQVAGDTTRRIQRNDEELRDTGGEREHLWVKLDVEDVEFAKFANRLRVSGVIADCSREDQLGLHHTINVEEHTELDVEKVWNTDQLDRLEAATEAADNPDVAVATVEEGQAYVHTIAQYGTEERASIAGPTGKGEYARSRSELFEELTAVLSRLDVDAIVLAGPGFTKQDALDYIEEHAPELAESITTVDTSAVGDRGVHEVLKRGAIEDIQQETRIAAEAELIDELTERIATDEPVAYGPDEVAEAADYGAIEHLLVLDEHLRTERSGGEQWDLDVDRVIETTEQKGGDVTVFSGEFDPGRQLSNLGGIAALLRYRIS; this is encoded by the coding sequence ATGCGAATCGCAGAGCGCCAGCCCGTCGAGGGCGGGGGCGAGCGGATCACCGTCGTCCCCGAAAGTCTCGACGACCTGTGGCACCTCTCGCACATCATCGATCCGGGCGATCAGGTCGCCGGGGACACCACCCGGCGGATCCAGCGCAACGACGAGGAACTCCGAGACACCGGCGGCGAGCGCGAGCACCTCTGGGTCAAACTGGACGTCGAGGACGTCGAGTTCGCCAAGTTCGCTAACCGACTGCGCGTCTCCGGAGTCATCGCCGACTGCTCGCGAGAGGACCAGCTCGGACTCCATCACACGATCAACGTCGAAGAGCACACCGAACTCGACGTCGAGAAGGTCTGGAACACCGATCAGCTCGATCGCCTCGAAGCAGCCACAGAGGCCGCGGACAACCCCGACGTCGCGGTCGCCACCGTCGAGGAGGGACAGGCGTACGTCCACACGATCGCTCAGTACGGGACCGAAGAGCGCGCGAGCATCGCCGGCCCGACCGGGAAAGGCGAGTACGCCCGGTCGCGCTCGGAGCTGTTCGAAGAACTGACCGCTGTCCTGAGCCGTCTCGACGTCGACGCGATCGTCCTCGCGGGCCCGGGGTTCACCAAGCAGGACGCGCTGGACTACATCGAGGAGCACGCTCCCGAACTGGCCGAATCGATCACGACCGTCGATACCAGCGCAGTCGGCGACAGGGGTGTCCACGAAGTCCTCAAACGCGGTGCGATAGAAGACATCCAACAGGAGACCCGGATCGCGGCGGAGGCCGAACTCATCGACGAACTGACCGAGCGGATCGCGACCGACGAGCCGGTCGCCTACGGGCCGGACGAGGTGGCCGAGGCGGCCGATTACGGCGCGATCGAACACCTGCTCGTGCTCGACGAACACCTTCGCACCGAGCGGTCCGGCGGAGAGCAGTGGGATCTGGACGTCGATCGAGTCATCGAGACGACCGAGCAGAAAGGCGGCGACGTAACGGTTTTTTCGGGCGAGTTCGACCCGGGCCGGCAACTCTCGAACCTCGGCGGCATCGCCGCGCTGCTCCGGTATCGGATCTCCTGA
- a CDS encoding ATP-binding protein: MSFEEQPEFARQVADLNNYGQALNSCETVEEVVSLTIEAVSLLFDFESTTFVELREGEPEVRESTHPGHSPGDAPGAIARTAVESGKTTIETGQAARVHEDSAVKAALAVPATIVDDVVVVLVVRTSTDENVGDRHTTPLEMLASHAATAISNIRSRQQLERARTDLAKRKELIELYDRLLRHDLGNDLQVISGFADILAEQLDGEHERYAEKIHRAARSSNDLIQRVGDLVSTLEAEAEPQPRDLDAVLEAVVETVRLQYESLTVEFDPTAFEYRVYGGDLLDSVFQNVLSNAAVHNEGEVTVSMSVEATPSDVTVVMADDGSGIPGQVREDLFEMGEKGPDSTGTGLGLGFVRALTESYGGSVGVADSESGGAKFRISLQRV; encoded by the coding sequence ATGTCATTCGAAGAACAGCCGGAATTCGCCCGGCAGGTTGCCGATCTAAACAACTACGGGCAAGCGCTCAACAGTTGTGAAACGGTCGAAGAGGTCGTCTCGCTGACGATAGAGGCAGTCTCGCTGCTGTTTGACTTCGAATCGACGACGTTCGTCGAACTCCGGGAGGGCGAACCCGAGGTCAGAGAGAGCACACATCCGGGACACAGCCCCGGGGACGCTCCCGGGGCGATCGCACGGACCGCCGTCGAGTCCGGCAAGACGACGATCGAGACCGGTCAGGCGGCCCGCGTCCATGAGGACTCGGCCGTCAAAGCGGCGCTGGCCGTGCCGGCCACGATCGTCGATGACGTGGTGGTCGTGCTCGTCGTCAGGACATCCACGGACGAAAACGTCGGCGACCGCCACACCACGCCGCTGGAGATGCTCGCGTCGCACGCCGCGACTGCGATCAGCAACATCCGGTCACGCCAGCAGCTCGAGCGGGCGCGGACCGACCTCGCCAAGCGCAAGGAGCTGATCGAACTGTACGACCGGCTGTTGCGTCACGACCTCGGCAACGACCTGCAAGTCATCTCCGGGTTCGCCGACATCCTCGCCGAACAACTCGACGGGGAGCACGAGCGCTACGCGGAGAAGATCCACCGTGCGGCCCGGAGTTCGAACGACCTCATCCAGCGCGTCGGGGACCTCGTTTCCACGCTCGAAGCCGAAGCGGAACCCCAACCTCGCGACCTCGATGCCGTGCTCGAAGCCGTCGTCGAAACTGTCCGCTTACAGTACGAATCGCTGACCGTCGAGTTCGACCCGACGGCGTTCGAATATCGCGTCTACGGTGGCGACCTGCTGGATTCGGTCTTCCAGAACGTGCTGTCGAACGCGGCCGTCCACAACGAGGGCGAAGTCACGGTTTCGATGTCTGTCGAAGCGACGCCGTCGGATGTGACCGTCGTGATGGCCGACGACGGCAGTGGCATCCCCGGGCAAGTCCGAGAGGACCTGTTCGAGATGGGCGAGAAGGGGCCTGACAGCACCGGGACGGGGCTCGGTCTCGGGTTCGTTCGCGCGCTGACCGAGTCGTACGGCGGATCGGTCGGCGTGGCCGACAGCGAAAGCGGCGGTGCGAAGTTCAGGATCTCCTTGCAACGCGTCTAG
- a CDS encoding MBL fold metallo-hydrolase, which translates to MDVTFLGTGSAMPTGDRFQTGLLLEAGSDRLLVDCGSGVLHALQRTEAGYEGVDTVLLTHHHLDHVSDLLALLKARWLAGEDSLAVAGPPGTSALVDGLLDVHEYLDGRIELAVRDLTGEPFSLAGFDGRTFETRHSMQCFAYRLTHPESDAAFVFSGDSAASRDLLAFADGADVLVHDCSFPDSVETDTHATPTQLGRALRDAGAEFGRVYLTHLYPHTDGNHEAMLETVSEYYDGEVRFAADGTTVGLG; encoded by the coding sequence ATGGACGTGACGTTTCTCGGGACGGGAAGCGCGATGCCGACCGGCGACCGATTTCAGACGGGACTGCTGCTTGAGGCTGGCTCGGATCGGCTGTTGGTCGACTGCGGTAGCGGCGTCCTGCACGCGCTCCAGCGGACCGAAGCGGGGTACGAGGGCGTCGATACGGTGCTGTTGACTCACCACCACCTCGATCACGTCTCCGACCTGCTGGCCCTGCTGAAGGCCCGCTGGCTCGCCGGCGAGGACTCGCTCGCGGTCGCCGGCCCGCCCGGTACGTCGGCGCTCGTGGACGGACTGCTCGACGTCCACGAGTATCTCGACGGGCGAATCGAGCTTGCGGTCCGCGATCTGACGGGCGAGCCGTTCTCGCTCGCCGGGTTCGACGGTCGCACGTTCGAGACGCGTCACTCGATGCAGTGTTTCGCGTACCGACTCACCCACCCCGAAAGTGACGCCGCGTTCGTCTTCAGCGGCGACAGCGCGGCCTCGCGCGACCTGCTCGCGTTCGCGGACGGGGCCGACGTGCTCGTTCACGACTGCTCGTTTCCCGACAGCGTCGAGACGGACACCCACGCGACGCCGACACAGCTTGGGCGCGCACTGCGAGACGCCGGGGCCGAGTTCGGACGCGTCTACCTGACGCATCTCTACCCGCATACGGACGGCAACCACGAGGCGATGCTCGAGACGGTCAGCGAGTACTACGACGGCGAGGTCCGGTTCGCCGCCGACGGGACGACAGTCGGTCTCGGCTAG
- the sod gene encoding superoxide dismutase yields MSEHSEPDLPPLPYDYDALEPHISEQVLTWHHDTHHQGYVNGLESAEETLAQNREAGEFGTSAGAIRSVTHNGSGHYLHTMFWENMDANGGGEPDGELLERIEEDFGSYEGWKGEFEAAAGAASGWALLVYDPVAKQLRNLVVDKHDQGALWGSHPILALDVWEHSYYYDYGPDRGSFIDAFFEVVDWDNVAEQYEKVVSRIE; encoded by the coding sequence ATGAGCGAACATTCAGAGCCCGACCTGCCCCCGCTTCCGTACGACTACGACGCGCTGGAGCCGCATATCTCCGAGCAGGTGCTGACCTGGCACCACGACACCCACCATCAGGGATACGTCAACGGTCTCGAAAGCGCCGAGGAGACGCTCGCACAGAACCGCGAAGCCGGCGAGTTCGGCACGTCGGCGGGCGCGATTCGCAGCGTCACCCACAACGGCAGCGGCCACTACCTGCACACCATGTTCTGGGAGAACATGGACGCCAACGGTGGCGGCGAGCCCGACGGCGAGCTGCTCGAGCGCATCGAGGAGGACTTCGGCTCCTACGAAGGCTGGAAAGGCGAGTTCGAAGCCGCCGCGGGCGCGGCAAGCGGCTGGGCGCTGCTGGTGTACGACCCCGTCGCCAAGCAGCTTCGTAACCTCGTCGTCGACAAGCACGACCAAGGCGCGCTGTGGGGTTCCCACCCGATCCTGGCGCTTGACGTCTGGGAGCACTCGTACTACTACGATTACGGCCCGGACCGCGGCAGCTTCATCGACGCCTTCTTCGAGGTCGTCGACTGGGACAACGTCGCCGAACAGTACGAGAAAGTCGTCAGCCGAATCGAGTAA
- a CDS encoding twin-arginine translocation signal domain-containing protein has translation MSTQDPTLSRRTLLKTGAGAVAGGTLATGLGTDRSLVGESDALLPALAVGGGAALVAAGTGWVLRDQEVIGKDDPPEGLTPETLKQQVYSAAKKRKSVNASTFVDNQNILNYLPEAAFSEAKTAALEALNDQKTQSEVQAAGEDAANAHFTTIEKNLLDSWSEASREFGNMVATINTHTDVTRENLIKVPIIDYDSADATIERDDHITTTQTVSLRDGTSYEITSPAVDSKVSESVNHTTYETVITWNPTQIVADTTDGYKPVDWETHVEVTHDSTMSYLKYDDWNAVWSDMQSTFDQVLSDLSLWVDNIYGQVQSGAIDTSQVISGVDLANMTDDSVPQAVADLAALNIPADLDNQATVELDDGTIMAGFLAFTDSAATDGLAPGDSLDPSAVSGDVYMAHDLAEWSVPWTDWDSNKGIDGGLLHLTADPTVVDGQPVNDPSVLIYTVATTDGESAAVPASDFSQTTNSSGTTVWEIDLSSKLDNAITSVESITVTLDMQSQYATTQINQPFTVTETQSGDPVEPGQSREPQDDTNYITQDEWDELLKQQEVLIDKYEEAKAGGGAGGFSLPSFSQVPENAWMWLVGGIAALAGINAATS, from the coding sequence ATGTCTACACAAGATCCGACCCTCTCCCGCCGGACCCTGCTCAAGACCGGCGCGGGCGCGGTCGCTGGCGGGACGCTGGCGACTGGCCTCGGCACGGATCGGTCGCTCGTCGGAGAATCTGACGCCCTGCTCCCGGCGCTCGCTGTCGGCGGTGGCGCGGCCCTCGTCGCCGCCGGCACGGGGTGGGTCCTCCGTGATCAAGAGGTTATCGGCAAGGACGACCCACCCGAAGGATTGACGCCCGAGACGCTGAAACAGCAGGTCTATTCGGCGGCCAAAAAGCGGAAATCGGTCAATGCGTCCACCTTTGTGGACAACCAGAATATCCTCAACTATCTCCCGGAAGCGGCCTTTAGCGAGGCCAAAACAGCGGCGCTTGAAGCGCTGAACGACCAGAAAACACAATCTGAGGTACAAGCCGCTGGCGAAGACGCGGCGAACGCTCATTTCACGACGATCGAGAAGAACCTTCTCGATTCGTGGTCTGAGGCTTCGCGTGAGTTCGGGAATATGGTCGCAACTATCAACACTCACACTGATGTCACTCGCGAGAATCTGATCAAAGTCCCCATCATCGATTATGACTCTGCCGACGCGACAATCGAACGGGACGATCATATCACCACTACACAAACAGTATCACTGAGGGATGGCACATCGTATGAAATCACATCCCCTGCCGTTGACTCGAAAGTGTCTGAGTCTGTTAACCACACCACGTATGAAACCGTCATCACGTGGAACCCGACGCAAATAGTTGCTGACACTACTGACGGGTACAAGCCTGTCGACTGGGAGACGCATGTAGAGGTCACTCACGACTCTACGATGTCGTATCTCAAATATGATGACTGGAATGCGGTCTGGTCTGATATGCAGTCTACTTTTGACCAAGTGTTGTCAGACCTCTCGCTGTGGGTTGACAACATCTATGGTCAGGTTCAATCCGGTGCGATAGATACTAGTCAGGTTATCTCTGGCGTCGATCTCGCCAATATGACTGACGATTCGGTCCCCCAAGCGGTCGCTGACCTCGCGGCCCTCAACATCCCCGCCGATCTCGACAACCAAGCGACGGTCGAGCTGGACGACGGCACAATCATGGCCGGGTTCCTCGCGTTCACCGATTCAGCGGCCACGGACGGCCTCGCGCCCGGCGACTCGCTCGACCCTTCGGCAGTGTCCGGCGACGTGTACATGGCCCACGATCTCGCGGAGTGGTCGGTCCCGTGGACAGACTGGGACAGTAACAAAGGGATCGACGGTGGCTTGCTCCACCTGACCGCAGATCCGACAGTCGTGGACGGTCAACCGGTCAATGATCCCTCTGTGTTGATCTACACAGTCGCAACGACCGACGGCGAGTCGGCGGCGGTCCCGGCGTCGGACTTCTCGCAGACGACGAACAGTAGCGGCACGACGGTCTGGGAGATCGACCTATCGAGCAAACTCGACAACGCGATTACGTCCGTCGAGTCGATCACGGTGACGCTCGACATGCAGTCCCAGTATGCGACGACACAGATCAACCAGCCGTTCACCGTCACTGAGACTCAAAGCGGCGATCCTGTCGAACCTGGCCAGTCCCGAGAACCGCAGGACGATACGAACTACATCACCCAAGATGAGTGGGACGAGCTGCTCAAACAGCAAGAGGTCCTGATCGACAAGTACGAGGAAGCGAAAGCCGGCGGCGGTGCTGGCGGCTTTTCGCTGCCGTCGTTCTCACAGGTCCCCGAAAACGCCTGGATGTGGCTCGTCGGTGGTATCGCTGCGCTGGCTGGTATTAACGCTGCCACCAGTTGA
- a CDS encoding MarR family transcriptional regulator codes for MRRSASWQSVWDDRILEWIRENEGSGTPKELKESGLIRVSQTHIARRCKKLAEHGLLQHVGHGAYVITEEGEAYLNEEYDAEEEVYINNEGTSAIDSGPGSEENNA; via the coding sequence ATGCGTAGGTCTGCTTCGTGGCAGAGTGTGTGGGACGACCGTATCCTCGAGTGGATACGGGAAAACGAAGGGTCCGGCACACCGAAAGAACTCAAAGAAAGCGGCCTGATCAGGGTTTCACAGACCCATATTGCCCGTCGATGCAAGAAGCTTGCAGAACACGGGCTCTTGCAGCATGTAGGCCATGGCGCTTACGTGATTACCGAGGAAGGAGAAGCATATCTCAACGAAGAATACGACGCCGAAGAAGAAGTATATATCAACAACGAGGGGACCTCTGCAATAGACTCTGGTCCGGGATCCGAAGAGAACAACGCATAG
- a CDS encoding tyrosine-type recombinase/integrase → MSDDLDPIPPATAVNLYLDHREPELSEKSLTNQRYRLDSFIEWCQEEGIESMNELTGRDLHEFRVWRQQGKGDRYESISKVTLRGILVTLRTFLEFCAGIDAVESGMRERVLIPDVNAEEESKDEKLDVDHAHQILEHLNRYQYASREHVVFAILWHTGIRLGSLRALDVNDFSHDKQYLQLRHRPESETPLKNGQAAERSIAVGEFYAQVIQEYIEANRPDSTDDYGREPLIASRRGRLSETPIRQLVYMWTRPCMVGDCPHGEDPNTCEYMKRATASGCPSSRSPHSIRRGSITNHLREGTPEEVVSDRMNVTKDVLDQHYDQRTELEKMEVRREFVQDV, encoded by the coding sequence ATGAGCGACGATCTCGATCCGATCCCACCGGCTACGGCGGTTAACCTCTACCTGGACCACAGAGAGCCAGAACTATCTGAGAAGTCACTGACGAACCAGCGGTACCGACTTGACTCCTTCATCGAGTGGTGCCAGGAGGAAGGTATCGAGAGTATGAACGAACTCACCGGACGCGATCTTCACGAGTTCCGCGTCTGGCGACAACAGGGAAAGGGTGACCGGTATGAATCGATCTCGAAAGTCACGCTCCGTGGTATCCTCGTCACCCTACGGACGTTCCTCGAGTTCTGTGCTGGCATCGACGCAGTCGAATCGGGAATGCGCGAGCGCGTGCTTATCCCGGATGTTAACGCCGAAGAAGAATCCAAAGACGAGAAACTGGACGTCGACCACGCACATCAGATTCTCGAACACCTCAATCGGTACCAGTACGCGTCACGCGAGCACGTGGTGTTCGCGATTCTCTGGCACACTGGTATTCGGCTCGGAAGCCTTCGGGCGCTGGACGTCAACGATTTCAGTCACGACAAACAGTATCTTCAGCTCCGGCACCGTCCCGAATCCGAAACCCCACTGAAGAACGGGCAAGCTGCCGAGCGGTCCATCGCTGTTGGCGAGTTCTATGCCCAGGTAATTCAGGAGTACATCGAGGCAAACCGGCCCGATTCGACCGACGACTACGGGCGCGAGCCACTGATCGCAAGTCGGCGTGGACGACTCAGTGAGACACCGATCCGCCAGCTGGTCTATATGTGGACTCGCCCGTGCATGGTCGGCGATTGCCCGCACGGTGAAGATCCGAACACCTGCGAGTACATGAAGCGGGCAACTGCCAGCGGGTGCCCGTCGTCCCGATCTCCGCACAGTATCCGTCGTGGTTCGATCACGAATCATCTGCGCGAAGGAACACCGGAAGAGGTCGTCTCGGATCGGATGAACGTCACGAAGGACGTGCTCGATCAGCACTACGACCAGCGTACCGAGCTCGAGAAAATGGAAGTTCGACGGGAGTTCGTCCAGGACGTATGA
- a CDS encoding presenilin family intramembrane aspartyl protease PSH, with protein sequence MDQRTRAIVAALGIAGIFLLVQLGALALVEPFERAGLQATENPQNATNSLVYVGALLAMTAFMLLAFRYDLEVVIRGLIVLVGGYIGFIVLASIVPASVVPLAGASAIAWAAAGAIVLGLLVHPEWYVIDAAGIVMGAGAAGLFGISFGILPALVLLAALAVYDAISVYGTEHMLTLAEGVMDLRVPVVLVVPLSLSYSFLDADAPDSVAEADEGGRETADNEQGVDESPDGENSGEAPGDEPAPLDREALFIGLGDAVIPTVLVASAAAFAPESVPNVAAGGFSVPATAVGAMIGTVIGLAVLLRMVLRGRAHAGLPLLNGGAIAGYLLVAVASGLSLAQAVGLGV encoded by the coding sequence ATGGACCAACGGACGCGAGCGATCGTCGCCGCGCTCGGGATCGCTGGCATCTTCCTGCTGGTACAGTTGGGCGCGCTCGCGCTCGTCGAACCGTTCGAACGGGCCGGACTGCAGGCGACCGAAAACCCCCAGAACGCGACCAACAGCCTCGTCTATGTCGGCGCGTTGCTGGCCATGACCGCGTTCATGCTGCTGGCGTTCAGATACGACCTGGAGGTCGTGATCCGCGGGCTGATCGTGCTGGTCGGCGGCTATATCGGGTTCATCGTCCTCGCATCGATCGTTCCCGCCTCGGTCGTCCCCCTCGCCGGCGCGAGCGCGATCGCGTGGGCGGCCGCGGGCGCGATCGTCCTCGGACTGCTCGTGCATCCCGAGTGGTACGTCATCGACGCCGCCGGGATCGTCATGGGGGCCGGCGCGGCTGGCCTGTTCGGGATCTCTTTCGGCATCCTTCCCGCGCTGGTGTTGCTCGCCGCGCTGGCGGTCTACGACGCGATCAGCGTCTACGGGACCGAACACATGCTCACGCTCGCCGAAGGCGTGATGGACCTGCGCGTGCCCGTCGTGCTGGTCGTCCCGCTGTCGCTGTCGTACTCGTTTCTGGACGCCGACGCGCCCGACAGCGTCGCCGAAGCGGACGAGGGTGGACGTGAGACGGCGGACAACGAACAGGGCGTCGACGAGAGTCCCGATGGCGAAAACAGCGGCGAAGCGCCGGGCGACGAGCCGGCCCCTCTCGACAGGGAGGCGCTGTTCATCGGACTCGGCGACGCCGTGATCCCGACCGTGCTGGTCGCGAGTGCGGCCGCGTTCGCGCCCGAGTCGGTCCCGAACGTCGCCGCCGGCGGGTTCTCGGTCCCGGCGACGGCCGTCGGCGCGATGATCGGGACGGTCATCGGACTCGCGGTCTTGCTCCGGATGGTCCTTCGCGGGCGTGCTCACGCCGGACTCCCGCTGCTCAACGGCGGCGCGATCGCCGGCTACCTCTTGGTCGCAGTCGCGAGCGGACTCTCGCTCGCGCAGGCAGTCGGCCTCGGCGTCTAG
- a CDS encoding VOC family protein produces MDGILDHTMVRVEDLEESIDWYTEHFDWELKRKSEHSSFTLAFLGPEDMHEDGAVLELTYNHDDRTYDFEDAWGHIAVRVEDVYDAYEQLMDEGVEDYRDPDSCGGQYAFVKSPTGHEIEIVERDYGAKWSIDHTMIRVEDVDQSIGWYVRKLGYELFRRSEHDDFSLYFLKPEDAPQEAMSMELTYNHDGRSYEFGDAWGHVAVRADESDLEEYWETLMDRHAEDYRDPESCDYNYAFTKDPDGHEIEVVRR; encoded by the coding sequence ATGGACGGTATTCTCGACCACACGATGGTCCGAGTAGAGGATCTTGAGGAGTCGATCGACTGGTACACTGAGCACTTCGACTGGGAGCTGAAACGAAAGAGCGAACATTCGTCGTTCACCCTCGCGTTTCTCGGCCCCGAAGACATGCACGAGGACGGCGCGGTGCTGGAGCTGACTTACAACCACGACGACCGCACGTATGACTTCGAGGACGCCTGGGGACACATCGCGGTGCGCGTCGAGGACGTCTACGACGCCTACGAGCAGTTGATGGACGAAGGCGTCGAGGACTATCGCGACCCCGATTCCTGTGGCGGCCAGTACGCGTTCGTCAAGAGCCCGACCGGCCACGAGATCGAGATCGTCGAGCGCGATTACGGCGCGAAATGGTCCATCGATCACACGATGATCCGCGTCGAGGACGTCGACCAGTCCATCGGCTGGTACGTCCGCAAGCTGGGGTACGAGCTGTTCCGCCGCAGCGAACACGACGACTTCTCGCTGTACTTCCTCAAACCCGAAGACGCCCCGCAAGAGGCGATGTCGATGGAACTGACCTACAACCACGACGGTCGCTCCTACGAGTTCGGCGACGCGTGGGGGCACGTGGCCGTCCGCGCGGACGAGTCCGATCTCGAGGAGTACTGGGAGACGCTGATGGACCGCCACGCCGAGGACTACCGTGATCCGGAGTCCTGTGACTACAACTACGCGTTCACCAAAGACCCCGACGGCCACGAGATCGAGGTCGTGCGCCGGTAG
- a CDS encoding DUF7333 family protein, translating to MDFDALTTAVAFVALIAVGVGGASMSPMTLETTLMMVLPSAVVFGAIVLVLGVKHGEYRARNA from the coding sequence ATGGATTTCGATGCGCTCACAACGGCCGTCGCGTTCGTCGCACTGATCGCCGTCGGCGTCGGCGGGGCCTCGATGTCGCCGATGACCCTCGAAACGACGCTGATGATGGTCCTGCCGTCGGCAGTCGTCTTCGGCGCGATCGTGCTGGTACTTGGCGTCAAACACGGCGAGTACCGCGCCCGGAACGCCTAG
- a CDS encoding DHH family phosphoesterase, producing the protein MSTAVELQELLADGDEINIVCHDNPDPDCLASALALGRIAADAGIDERHILYSGTITHQQNRAFVNLLDIDIQSFDPAAVEERPPNSLLAFVDHSIPGENNQVSPDTPVDIVIDHHPAEEVEARFVDRREELGAAATILTEYVRTLDIEMDSTLATALMIAIRSDTLDFLRGATQAEYGAAGFLDEHVDDEMVRQISSPSVSGATLDAISTAIDNRMTQGAILISHVGRTSERDSLPQAVDYLARLEGVQTAIVFGIVEDTIHVSARSPDPRVHVGNLLRDAFEDVGSGGGHHDVAGGQIPLGIFADYTSDDEQLLDIVERVITDRLSVELNISEDEEA; encoded by the coding sequence ATGAGTACGGCCGTCGAACTGCAGGAGTTGCTGGCCGACGGTGACGAGATCAACATCGTCTGCCACGACAATCCCGATCCGGACTGTCTGGCGAGCGCGCTCGCGCTGGGCCGGATCGCGGCCGACGCGGGCATCGACGAACGGCACATCCTCTACAGCGGCACGATCACCCATCAGCAGAACCGCGCCTTCGTGAACCTGCTCGACATCGATATCCAGTCGTTCGATCCGGCCGCTGTCGAGGAGCGGCCGCCGAACTCGTTGCTCGCGTTCGTCGACCATTCGATACCCGGCGAGAACAATCAGGTCTCTCCGGACACACCCGTCGATATCGTGATCGACCATCACCCCGCCGAGGAGGTCGAGGCTCGATTCGTCGATCGCCGCGAAGAACTCGGCGCGGCGGCGACGATTCTCACGGAGTACGTTCGCACGCTGGATATCGAGATGGATTCGACGCTGGCGACGGCGCTTATGATCGCGATTCGGTCGGATACCCTCGATTTCCTCCGTGGTGCGACTCAGGCGGAATACGGAGCGGCGGGGTTTCTCGATGAGCACGTCGACGACGAGATGGTCCGACAGATATCGTCACCGTCGGTCTCCGGGGCGACGCTCGACGCGATCTCGACGGCGATCGACAACCGCATGACTCAGGGTGCGATCCTCATTTCTCACGTCGGCCGAACGTCCGAGCGCGATTCGCTCCCCCAGGCCGTCGACTACCTCGCGCGACTGGAAGGCGTCCAGACGGCCATCGTCTTCGGCATCGTCGAGGACACGATCCACGTCAGTGCCCGATCGCCGGATCCGCGAGTGCACGTCGGCAACCTGCTTCGGGACGCCTTCGAAGACGTCGGGAGCGGCGGCGGCCATCACGACGTGGCCGGCGGCCAGATCCCGCTCGGCATCTTCGCCGATTACACGTCTGACGACGAACAACTGCTCGATATTGTCGAACGGGTTATCACTGATCGCCTCTCAGTGGAACTGAACATCTCCGAGGACGAGGAGGCGTAG